DNA from Borreliella garinii:
ATTTTGTGTAATTATGACTTCGCAAGCTACTTTTGCATTTTTATCTAATTTTAGTATTTCATCAAGGATTGCATCGGAGATTTGATCTGCAATTTTATCTGGATGTCCTTCAGATACAGCCTCAGAAGTTAAAGTTTTGTTAGCTGCTAGTATTTTATTCATATTAGCCTAATAAGTTCCTTTGTCATTTTGCTTGAATTTATTGAAGATGTTTTTAAAAATTTATTAAAATCTATATGGTTGTCTTTATTGTTTGGCAAATCAGAAATTGAACGAATTATTATAAATGGTATTTTGAATATGTATGCCACTTGAGCTATTGCAGCTCCTTCCATATCTACAGCTAAAGCATCTTTGAAATTTTTTTTAATTGTCTCAAGACTTTTTTCATTATCAACGAATCGATCACCTGTTAGTATTAAGCCAATATGGATATCAATGTTTAAAAGCTTATTCTCAGCAATATTTACTACTTTTTTTAATAGCTCTTCATCCGCTTTAAACTTTTGTGGCAAATTAGGGACTTGTCCTATTTTATGTCCAAACTTGGTTAGGTCAAAGTCATAGTATGCTGTTTCTGAGGACACTATGATATCTAATATTTTAAGGTTAGAGTTTTCTTTTATTCCACCAGAACTTCCAGAGTTTATTATATGAGTAATTTTGTATTTAGATATAATTTGACTGCTCCAAGTCGCTGCGTTAACCTTTCCAATTCCTGTAGTTAAAGATATTACATCTTTTCCTAAAATTTTTCCTTTATAAATTTTTTTATTTTCTAAGTAGTCGTTTAATAAGATTTCTTCTCTGTCATCAATCATTTTGTTTATTTCCTCTGCTTCTTCTTGCATAGCTGATATGATTAAAATCATGTTTTTTTCTCCTTTTAAGTGTTTTATATACTATCTGCTAAAGAATGTTTATTTTTAATTAATTCTATTTCATCTTGATTGAGTATTTTTTTAATTCCTGTGTTTGTGTTTGGTATAGACTGAACGATAGGCTCATTTTTGTCTACAACTTTTCCATTTTTTATTATGTAGTTTACGTATGGTAGATTTGGGTTGAAATCATCTATATCTACTATTTTGGCTATAGAATTGTCATTAAGCTCTACAATAAAGTCTAAAGGACAAGAAGATATTGCATTGATTATTAACTTTAAAACCCTTTTGTCAAATTTTTTGTCAGCATCTTTAATTAATTCAATAATAGATGCCCCAGAATTAAAAGATTTTTTGTATGCCTTATCTAAAATGATAGCAGAATAGGCGCTAGCAGCGCCTATTATATTTGACTCTATGCTTATATTTTCACTTTTTAGTCCTTTAGGATAACCTGTTCCGTCTAGATTTTCTTTATGTGTTAAAAGTGTCAAACATATTGATCGTGACAAATTGCTTGTTGAAGCTACTTTATAACTAATTATGGGATATTTTCGTATTATTTCTAGTTCTTTGTCAGTTAATGCTTCTTTTTTTTCGCTGATTTTTGAGGGGATAAATAGAAATCCTATTTTATGTAAAAGAGCAATGCTACAAAGCTCTACTGTTTTGTAGTTATTTAGTCCCATTTTGTTGCCAAGGGCTACTGTTAAGATAGCTGTATTTACTGAATGAATAATGTGATAGTTTGCAGAAAGCTTGGGAATTCTAAAATATTTGATAAAAATTTTTTTCTGTTTTTTATAAAATTCTATTACTTTTTTGACAGTGGGCATAATGTCTTGGTAGTAAATTTTTTTATTTCTTTTGCAATTTTCATAAATTTCTTCTAAATTGCTTATTATTACATGATAACTGGAAATAGCCTCTTCGTTGAATTTTTTGTGTATTTCTTCATATTCTTTTTTAACAGAATCATCGCTAAAAAAATTTGGTCTTTCTTTAATGTATGATTTTAGGTTCCATTTTTCAATAAGCTCAAAGTTTTTGTCTCCAATAAATGCATTCTCAGGCCAAACCAGGAATTCCTTGTCTATTAAATACGATGAATTTTTTATATTTTTGATAATGCTTTCAAAATTTTGCATTTATTTCCTTAAAATTGAGCTCTATTAACCATGTATATCATATTATTTATTAATTGTCTATCTATTAGTATAATGTATTTATTATATCTCAATTTTTGAATTAAGCTTCTTTTGAAGAGATTTTTATGGTAGAAAAAATACGCTTAGGCTTTAATATTATATTTCTTGGATTATTTATTTATTTTCTGGCAATTTTAAGATTTCAAATGAACTTAAGCTTCATTTTATTTAATTACCAGTTTATTGTAATTTATCTTTTACTAGTGATTGTTTTTAATATTATTTACTCCCAATATTTTTCTTCAAGATTGTATTTTATTTTAAATGGGATGGAAGATACATTTACTTTTTTAAAGCTTAAAATGGTTCGCAAAAAGCTTAAAAGTGTTTTTGAAATATCTATTCTTCTTAGGTTTATTTTAATAAAACAAGATAAAAAAAGCCTTGATGAGCTTTATTTTTATTTAAAAGATAATAGATTAAGGTATAAGACAATAATAGAGCTTTATTCTGTTCTTATTAGCTTTAGGGAAAAAGAAAAGGCTTCTAGTTTAATTTTAAATTACAAGTGGAGTAGAAATAAGTGGGTGAAATATTGTGAGGCTCTTAGCATGTTGTCATTTGAAGAGCATTTAAAGCTAAAAGAGTTAGTAAATTTTTTAGATAAGTTTTTTTTAAAAAATGATATTTTTACCATTTATTTCTATTATTTGTTGCGAAAATCGAGTATGTCTTTTGATTTGCTTGAAAGTAGGAAAATTGAGATTAGAGATCGATATTATAAATTTAAAAATAGGATAGATTCTAAGCATACAAAGCTACTTAGTTCAAATTTATTTTTTGTTGTTTTTTATTATATTTATGATTTTTCTAAAAAAGATGTTTTTTATTGAAGGAGTTGTGTTTTGAGTATAAGAGTTCGTTATGCGCCTTCTCCAACGGGCTTACAACATATTGGTGGGATTAGAACGGCTTTGTTTAATTATTTTTTTGCAAAGTCTTGTGGGGGTAAATTTTTACTTAGAATTGAGGATACAGATCAGAGCAGATATTTTTCAGAAGCTGAAAATGATCTTTATTCAAGCCTTAAATGGCTTGGTATTTCTTTTGATGAAGGTCCTATTGTAGGAGGTGATTATGCACCTTATGTTCAGTCTCAAAGAAGTGCAATATATAAAAAATATGCTAAATATTTAATTGAATCTGGGCATGCTTATTATTGCTATTGTACTCCTGAAAGGTTGGAAAGAATTAAGAAAATTCAAAATATTAATAAGATGCCACCTGGATATGATAGGCATTGTAGAAATTTAAGTGATGACGAAGTTGAGAATGCACTAATTAAAAAAATCAAGCCTGTTGTTAGATTTAAAATTCCTTTAGAAGGAGAGACTAGCTTTGATGATATTTTGCTTGGAAAGATTACATGGTCGAATAAAGACATTAGTCCTGATCCTGTAATTCTCAAGTCAGATGGATTACCGACTTACCATCTTGCGAATGTTGTTGATGATTATTTAATGAAAATTACTCATGTATTAAGGTCTCAAGAATGGGTTTCTTCAGGTCCATTGCACATACTTCTTTATAAGGCTTTTGAATGGAAATCGCCTATTTATTGTCATCTTCCAATGGTTATGGGAAATGATGGTCAAAAATTAAGCAAAAGACATGGATCAACAGCCTTAAGGCAATTTATTGAAGATGGATATCTTCCGGAAGCTATTATTAATTATGTTACTTTGCTTGGTTGGTCTTACGATGATAAGAGAGAATTTTTTTCAAAAAATGACCTTGAACAATTTTTTTCAATTGAAAAGATCAATAAATCTTCTGCAATTTTTGATTATCATAAGTTAGATTTTTTCAATAGTTACTATATTAGAGAAAAAAAAGATGAAGATTTATATAATCTTTTACTCCCTTTTTTTCAAAAAAAAGGATATGTTTCTGAGCTTATTACTTTAGAAGAGAGTCAAAAATTAAAATTATTAATCCCTCTTATAAAGAATAGAATTAAAAAACTAAGTGATGCTTTAAATATGACCAAATTTTTTTATGAGGACATTAAATCTTGGAATTTAGATGAGTTTTTAAATAGAAAAAAAACAGCTAAAGAGGTTTGTTATATTTTAGAATTAATAAAGCCTATTTTAGAAGGATTTGAAAAAAGATCGTCAGAGGAAAATGATAAAATTTTTTATGATTTTGCTGAGAATAATGGTTTTAAATTGGGAGAAATTCTTCTTCCTATTAGAATTGCAGCACTTGGCAGCAAAGTCTCTCCGCCGCTTTTTGATTCTTTAAAATTGATAGGTAAGTCTAAGGTTTTTGAAAGAATAAAATTGGCACAGGAATTTTTAAGAATAAATGAATAACTATTAAGGATATTTTTATGGTTAGAATGGAAGATATTATTTCTCTTGCTAAGAGAAAAGGTTTTGTATTTCAGTCTTCAGAGGTTTATGGGGGTCTTTCGGGAGCTTGGGATTATGGTCCTTTGGGGGTTGAGCTTAAAAAAAATATAAAAAGCGAGTGGTGGAAGAGCATGGTGTACTTACATGAAAATATTGTAGGTTTGGATAGTGCTATTTTTATGCGATCTGAAATTTGGAGAGCATCTGGTCATATTGACGGTTTTTCAGACTCTATGGTTGATTGCAAAGATTGTAAAAGTAGATTTAGAGCCGATTTTGTTGATTTGTCAAAAAATTGTCCAAATTGTAAAGTTGGGAACAATTTTACTTCTCCGAGAAGTTTTAATTTAATGTTTAAGACCCATATTGGAGTAGTTGAGGATAGCTCTAATGAGATTTATTTAAGACCCGAGACAGCACAAGGAATTTTTGTTAATTTTAGGAATGTTTTGGATTCTTCAAGGCTTAAGATTCCTTTTGGAATTGCTCAAGTAGGGAAAGCGTTTAGGAATGAGATAGTTACTAAAAATTTTATATTTAGAACTTGTGAGTTTGAGCAAATGGAAATGCAGTTTTTTGTTCATCCTAAGCAAATAGATGAATGGTTTTGTTATTGGCAACAAAATAGAATGAATTTTTTTATAGAAACTCTTAAAATTAGACCCGATAAATTAAGATTTAAAGCTCATGATTCAACACAACTTGCTCATTATGCAAAATCTGCATTTGATATTGAGTATGAATTTCCGTTTGGATTTCAGGAAGTAGAAGGTATTCACAATAGAGGCAATTATGATTTAACTCAGCATTCTAAATTTTCTAACAATCCTAAAATATTTGAGTATCATGATTTGTTAACAAAAGAGAGATATGTGCCTCATGTTATTGAAACTTCTGCCGGACTTACAAGATCTGTTTTAATGATCCTTTGCAACGCTTATTCTGAAGAAGAACTCTCAGATGGAGATAAGCGTATTGTTTTGCGATTACATCCTAAGTTGGCTCCTTATAAAATTGCTATATTCCCTCTTGTTAAAAAAGTTGAGCTTGTTAAGATTGCTAGAAGAATTTATATGGAGCTTTGTGATGATTTTCATATATTCTACGATGATAGTGGAACAATAGGTAAAAGGTATAGACGTCAAGATGAAATAGGGACCCCTTATTGTGTAACAGTAGACTACAATACTATTGAGGATGAAACAGTCACTGTTAGAGAAAGAAATAATATGACCCAGAAGAGAATTTTTACTAATGATTTATATTCATACATTAAAACAGAGATTTTAAATTACAAAGAGGATTTTAATAAATGAATCTTGCTTTAAACCTTTTATATAAGCGCGGATTTTTAAAGCAATGCACATCTTTAAAGGTTTTAAGTGATTTAATGGATAGGGAAAAAATAGTTTTTTATGCAGGAGTTGATGCAACATCTAGTTCTCTTCATATTGGTCATTTGATTCCTTTTTTGGCTATGATGCATCTTAGACAACATGGTCACATGCCAATTATTTTGATTGGAGATTCTACAGCAAAAATAGGCGATCCTTCTGGAAAAAGCGAGATGAGAAAGATTTTGTCTTCACAAGAGATTAACAATAATGCTTTATCGATAAAAAATCAACTTCAAAGAATAACGAGGTTTAGTTCAAGCTGCTTTATTCATAATTCAAATTGGTTAGATAATCTTAATTATATTGAATTTTTAAGAGATATTGGCATTCATTTTTCTGTTAATCGTATGTTAAGCTTTGAAACTTATAAAAGAAGACTAGATTTTGGACTTTCCTTTATTGAGTTCAATTATCAGCTTTTGCAGTCTTATGATTATTATATGCTTAATAAAATTAAAAATTGTAGACTTCAAATTGGTGGGGATGATCAATGGGGGAATATTGTGTCGGGTGTTGACTTGATTAGAAGAAAAACGGGAGTAGAAGCTTTTGGAGTTACGTTTCCATTAATTACAAGAAGTGATGGGAAAAAGATGGGCAAATCAGAAAAAGGTGCTGTTTATCTTGATTCTAGTCTTTACAGTATTTATGATTTTTATCAGTATTTTAGAAATACTTCAGATTCTGATGTGAAAACTTTTTTATACCTTTTTACTTTTTTAGAAGAAGATGAGATTGAATCAATTTCAAATTTTAAGGGAAATTCTTTAAATAAGGCTAAAGAGATTTTAGCTTTTGAGATAACTAAAATTGTTCATGGAGAAGCGGAAGCCTTGAAAGTTCAAGAAGCATCCTTTGCTGCATTTAGGGGGAGTGGAGATAGAAGTAATATTCCATTTTTTAAATTTAGCTTTTCTGGCTTAGAAGAAGAGATATTGTTGATTAATTTAATGCTTGATTCAAAAATTGTGCCTAGTAAGTCAGAGGGTAGAAGATTGATTAATTCTGGGGGGGTGTATATCAACGGCAAAAGGGTAGAAAATCAGAACCATTTTATTACTAGAGAGGATTTTAATAACAATGAAATTGAATTACGAGTAGGTAAGAAAAAATTTTTACGAATTGTTTTATAGTTGATTTTGAATGTATGACAGAAGAGTTTTAAATTGTTTGTTTTTTAACACGTTTTTGTTTTTCATGGAGTCTAAGCATCTTGTTTTTACAGAAGAGCACATTTTTTATGGGTTGATTAAAAGCGATAAAATTAAAGAACTACTTAATTTTTGTACAATTGACTTTTATAAGCTTAATAAACAGCTAGAAGAATTTTTTAGTAAACTTCCCTTAAGAGACAATTATATTCCTGATTATGTTTCTAGTATGGATTATTTGTATGACGACATAATCAGTGTTCTTTCTTTTTATAAAAAGCCTTATAAAATACAAGAAAAAGATTTATTGTGGGTGCTTATCAAAAAAAGAAAAAATAGCATTTTAGATACGTTAATTAACTCAGGTTTTAATTTAACTATTTTTGACAAACTTATTGAAGTTCATGATTATTTGGCTGTAAATACTAAATCCGATTTAGATTATGATAGTGAATTAATTGCAGAATATATTCACAATAATGCGCCAAAAAGTAAAGGAGGCTTTCATATTTTTAATAATAATCGTGATAAGTTGAATCAAAATAATACTTTCTTAGAAAAGAATGACTCTATTGGCAATTTTTTAACAAACATTATTGATGCTTTGGATTTAAAGCACAATCCTTTAATTGGTAGAAAGCGAGAATTATCTCGGTTAATTCAGGTAATACTTAGGAAGCATAAAAGTAACCCTATTTTATTTGGAGAACCCGGTGTTGGAAAAACAGTGTTAATCCAAGGTCTTGCATATAAAATAAAAATAGAGAATGTCCCAAGGGATTTAATAGGATATGAAATCTATTCTCTTGATATTGGCAGGCTTATTTCGGGCACTAAATATAGGGGAGATCTTGAGAGTAGGATTAACAGGGTTTTAGATTTTTTAAACTCAAGAAAAAAAGTTATGCTTTTTATTGATGAGATCCATATGATAGTAGGGGCGGGCGCCACTTCATTTGGTAGTATGGATATTTCTAATTTATTGAAGCCTATTTTGACTTTAGGAAAAATTAAATTTATTGGAGCTACCACAGAATATGAATATAGAAAATTTTTTTTAAAAGATAAGGCTTTAATGAGGAGGTTTCAGAGTATAGAGCTCAAAGAGCCTGATTTTGACGACACTTATAATATTTTGCATGAGATTAAGAAAGATTATGAGAGATATCATAATGTGGAATATACAGACGAGGCAATACGAGCCTGCATTGTTATGTCTCAAAAATATATTAAAGATAGATTTCTTCCAGACAAAGCTTTTGATATTTTAGATGAACTAGGTTCTAAGTTTAAGATTCAAAACATAAAAAGAGTCATAACAAAAGAGGATGTTTGTGATCTGATTAAGTCTGTTGTTGGCTCTAATATTTTTAATTTTGAAGAGTATGATAGTGAGTTGTTAATTAATTTAGAGAATAGAATAAAAAAAGAACTTATTATACATGATAGTTTAATATTTGATTTGATACTAAATATAAAACTATTAAAATTTAATTTACTTGCCAACAGAAGTACTATTGGCATATTTGCCTTTATTGGTCCTTCTGGAGCGGGAAAATGCAAATTGACGGATATTTTATCAGAAGAGCTTGGAATTCAAAAATTTAGTCTTAATATGGGCGAATATAGCGATTTTAATTCTCTTGATAGATTGATTGGACCTGTTTTAAGTAATGAAGGGTATTATGAATCTACTAGATTTTTTAATTTTTTAAACAAATCTTCTAATTCTATTATTTTTCTATCAGATTTTGATAAATGTAATAAAAGGGTTTTAAATTTTTTTTTGGAAGGATTTAAAACAGGCAAGCTTTTTGATGGTCTTGGGAAAAAGGCAAGTTTATCAGAAAGTTTAATAGTAATAAGCGTTAATGCTGAGAGCAATGAGCTTAATAGTATTGGCTTTAAAAACAAAATGACAGGGGAAAATGATTTTAATCTTATATTAGAGAAGAGATTTCCTAATGAATTTTTAGAGTTAATAGATTATGTTCTTTTATTTAAATCTATTGATGAGTTAGATTTTGAAAAAATTGTTTTTAATGAGCTTAATCGTTTTGCTAGGATATTGAGAGATAGAAAATTTGATGTTTTTTTTGAGAAAAGTGTTATTGATTATATTCGGGAAAAGATTTATGGAAAGGGTTATGGATTAAAAAGGATTAAAAAGTTTATATTCAAAGAAGTGGGAAAGCTTTTAATAGATGAAATTCTTTTTAAGAAAATTGAAAATTCTGGTAAAATAAAAATCTATTTAGATGAAACAATAAAATATGAGTTTTTATAAGGTTATAGGGAGTATTTATGAAAATATCAGTAATAGGAGCGGGGGCTTGGGGGACAGCTATCGCAAAGTCTTTGGCAGATAAATTTGATTTTAATATTTTTTTATGGTCTTTTGAAGAAGATGTTAAGAATGGTATTAATAATGGTAATGTTAATGATAAATATTTAAAGGGAATTAAATTGCCAAAAAATTTGGTTGCAAGTTCAGATTTGTTTGAAGTTGTATCGATGTCTGATTATATTTTAATTGCAACGCCTTCTCTTTTTACTGTTGATATTTTTAAAAAATTGGATCAATTTTTTGATTCTTTACAGCTAAAGCCAAAATTAGCAATACTTACAAAAGGATTTCTTACTTTTAATGGAAAGACTCATACAGTTATTGAAGCTGCTGAGAAAGTTATTAAAGGATATAAAGATGAAATTACCTATATTGTTGGGCCAAGTCATGCTGAGGAAGTTGGACTTGGTGTGATAACAGGACTTGTTGCGGCTAGTCATAATAGGGAAAATGCATATTTGTTTATTAATTTATTTAGCAAAACCCCAATTTCTTTGTTTTATAGCAAAGATGTTTTTGGGGTGCAAATAGCAGCAGCTTTAAAAAATGTGTTTGCAATTGCATTTGGAATTTTAGATGCGTATAAATTAAATTATCCTAATTTGATAGGGAATAATACAGAATCATTTTTATTTTCAATATCCTTAAATAATATGAAAGACATTGCAATTGAGCTTGGAGGAAAAAATATTGAAACGTTTTTATTTTTGTCTGGTTCTGGTGATTTAGATGTTACTTGTAGAAGCATGTTTGGAAGGAATAGGCGATTTGGCAATGAAATTGTTAGCAAAAATATTTTGGAAAGCTTTTTTAGTATCGATGATTTGATAAACAATATTGAAAAAATTGGATATTTGCCAGAGGGAGTTTTTGCTGCTAAATCAATTTTTTCCCTTTTAAAAGAATTAAATCGCGATTTCAATCCTAATAGCTTGTTAAGTGTTATATATAAAATTTTGAATAAAGAGTTGCGAGCTGAATCTGTTATTGAGTATATGAGGGATATTGGATAATGAAATAAAGCCTCTTAAAGAGGCTTTATTGTTTTTGATCATTCATCATATATAAAATCTTATTATAAACATCTTCTATTATTTCGAAATTCATTACAATTTCTGTAAGTTCATTAGATTTAATAGTTCCTATTATGTTGTCATTTTTTGTTAAATCGTCTCTTTTGACTAAAGAATTGCTGTCTACTAAAATTTTTATTCTCGTTATTTCTTTGCTGATGTTTTTAATATTTTTGATTCCTCCAAAGCATTCTACAATATGCTCTGCTACTTTTATTTTATTTGTTTTTTCTATGTCTGCCATAGCAATTTTATTCCTTGTAGAAAGCTTTGTATGCTAAATAAGCATTGTATAAATCAAATTTAGAAGTTATTTCCATTGGAGAATGCATGCTTATAACAGCAGGTCCCATGTCTATTGTTCTTATTCCATAGCTAGCTAGGAATTTAGCAACAGTTCCTCCTCCGCCTTCTTCTACTTTTCCAAGTGTTGCTACTTGCCAGGCTATATTGTTTTTATTTAATAATTGCCTAATATAAGAAACAAGCTCGGCATCAGCATCGCTGGCCATAACTTTTCCACCATGTCCTGTATATTTCATTATGGGTATACCATAGCCAAGTTTGGGAGCATTTTGTGTGTCATGAACTGAGTTAAATATTGGGTTTATTGCTGCACAAACATCAGCAGAAATGCTTTTTGAATTCCATAAAGCTTTTTGGACTTGAAGATTATTGTATTCTGATTTTTTAATTTTAAAGATCATGTCAGAAACAAAATATTCAAGATATCTTGAATCTAGTCCAGTTGAGCCTGTTGAGCCAATTTCTTCTTTATCTACAAGAAAGCAAATAGCTGTTTTGTTTGGAATCTCTTCAAGATCAAATATAGATTCTAGTGAAGTGTAAGCGCATATTTTGTCATCTTGTCCGTAAGCACCAATTAAAGCTTTGTCAAATCCAACGTCTTTTGCTGTTCCTGCAGGTACTATTTCAATTTCTGATGATACGAAATCTTCTTCTTCTATTTTGTATTTTTCTTTTATTAGTTGCAGAGTTGCCAGTTTAACTTTATCTTGTTCTTTTGATTCGATTGGTAGGCTTCCAATTAAAATTTTAAGATTTTCTCCCTCAACAATTTCATCTGATTTTTTATTTCTTTGTATCTTTTTATCAAGATGAGGCAAAATGTCGGGAATTACAAATACAGGATCGTTTTCATTGTCGCCAATATTGATTTCAACTTTTTCTCCATTTTTTAAGAATACCACACCTCTTATTGAAAGGGGTGTAGATAACCACTGGTACTTTTTTATTCCCCCATAATAATTGGTTTTAAGAAATGCAAGTTCGTTTTCTTCAGAGATTGGGGAAGGCTTTGCATCAAGTCTTGGGGAATCTGTATGAGAAACAATTAAATTCATTCCATTTTCAATAGGATTTTTGCCAATAATAGCAAAAGCAGCAGTTTTTTCTCTACAAGTATAAAAAATTTTATCGCCTGGAATTAAATTTTTTTTCTCCTCAGCATCAATAAACCCCCTTTTTTTTGCTTTATCTAGAGCGTA
Protein-coding regions in this window:
- a CDS encoding aminopeptidase; this translates as MKKQNPWISLSEEEKNQIFNFSESYKKFISKFKTEREVTSYALDKAKKRGFIDAEEKKNLIPGDKIFYTCREKTAAFAIIGKNPIENGMNLIVSHTDSPRLDAKPSPISEENELAFLKTNYYGGIKKYQWLSTPLSIRGVVFLKNGEKVEINIGDNENDPVFVIPDILPHLDKKIQRNKKSDEIVEGENLKILIGSLPIESKEQDKVKLATLQLIKEKYKIEEEDFVSSEIEIVPAGTAKDVGFDKALIGAYGQDDKICAYTSLESIFDLEEIPNKTAICFLVDKEEIGSTGSTGLDSRYLEYFVSDMIFKIKKSEYNNLQVQKALWNSKSISADVCAAINPIFNSVHDTQNAPKLGYGIPIMKYTGHGGKVMASDADAELVSYIRQLLNKNNIAWQVATLGKVEEGGGGTVAKFLASYGIRTIDMGPAVISMHSPMEITSKFDLYNAYLAYKAFYKE